Proteins from a single region of Choloepus didactylus isolate mChoDid1 chromosome 10, mChoDid1.pri, whole genome shotgun sequence:
- the LOC119505770 gene encoding olfactory receptor 13F1-like → MFQANWTSVTGFVFLGFSLYPKIETLIFVLSLLMYLITFLGNIILISVSILDSHLHTPMYFFLSNLSFLDIWYTSSALTPMLVNFVSGTNTISFLGCAAQMYLSHTMGSTECVLLSMMAYDRYVAICHPLRYSIIMNRRVCWLMAFGSWVTGCLTALVEAVYVLQLSFCGNNIINHFICEIPAILKLVCVDTSMTQSVMLVLSVFLLPMPMLLICVSYAFILSNILRISSAGGRSKAFSTCAAHLTVVVLFFGTALSMYLKPSAVDSQELDKFMALVYTGLTPMLNPIIYSLRNKEVKLALKKSLTGNPFGTVLISMLK, encoded by the coding sequence ATGTTCCAGGCAAATTGGACATCTGTAACAGGTTTTGTCTTCCTAGGGTTTTCCCTCTACCCTAAAATTGAGACTCTTATATTTGTGCTGTCCCTGCTGATGTACCTGATTACTTTTCTTGGCAATATTATTCTGATCTCCGTCAGCATTCTGGATTCCCACctgcacacccccatgtacttcttcctcagcaACCTCTCCTTTTTGGACATCTGGTACACCTCTTCTGCTCTCACTCCAATGCTGGTAAACTTTGTTTCAGGGACAAACACCATCTCATTTTTGGGATGTGCTGCTCAGATGTACTTATCTCATACTATGGGCTCCACTGAGTGTGTGCTCCTGTccatgatggcctatgaccggtatgtggccatctgccaccCCCTCAGATACTCCATCATCATGAACAGGAGGGTCTGTTGGCTGATGGCTTTTGGCTCCTGGGTGACAGGCTGCCTCACTGCCCTGGTGGAAGCAGTGTATGTGCTACAGCTTTCTTTCTGTGGTAATAACATCATTAATCATTTCATTTGTGAAATTCCAGCTATCTTGAAACTGGTATGTGTAGACACCTCCATGACACAGTCAGTCATGCTGGTGCTCAGTGTATTTCTCCTTCCCATGCCAATGCTCCTCATCTGTGTCTCCTATGCCTTTATCCTCTCCAACATCCTGAGAATCAGCTCAGCAGGTGGAAGAAGCAAAGCCTTTTCAACGTGTGCAGCCCACTTGactgttgttgttttgttcttcGGCACAGCTCTCTCCATGTACCTGAAGCCCTCAGCTGTAGATTCACAGGAATTAGATAAATTTATGGCTTTGGTATATACTGGATTAACCCCCATGTTGAATCCTATCATCTATAGTTTACGGAACAAAGAGGTGAAATTGGCTTTGAAAAAATCACTGACTGGAAATCCTTTTGGCACTGTCTTAATTTCTATGCTCAAATAA